A window from Ureaplasma parvum serovar 3 str. ATCC 27815 encodes these proteins:
- a CDS encoding CTP synthase, whose protein sequence is MKHIQKTKFIFVTGGVYSSLGKGVSASSIGRILVELGYSVAMQKLDPYLNIDPTYLSPLQHGEVFVTKDGKEADLDLGTYERFINADLNKYASVTSGKIYYEILTKERENGFDGKTVQTIPHVTSAVIDYIKKIKDSLKTDFIIVEIGGTIGDIESLPFIEAISQFKTIYGVNNVMFIHCSPLIYIEKVGELKTKPTQHSVKTLRSLGINLDLLLLRTNQKLDEVTIKKLAWSCGLDIDMIFAAYDVESVYLLPNVLFEQGIHKTILDFFSLPLKNDNINSWIDFTDKITTFKKHNLVIGLVGKYVELPDAYKSVLASLELAAIELNIDLKIKYIQPQNLNENNINEELKKINGIVIPSIAGSIKGWPGALLAASYARKNNIPFLAVGTGVNIGIGEFINNVLKLPIEFINLGNGDFSFLKDAFVKNEIENYRIGEYCSNIQANTITSQIYLKQNQLNERHRHHFEFNNHYINNYFLNQNWKIGAISVDNNYIDVLEYTKNHFYVLTIFNPEYTSKPSKANPYFINLLKMSLKIKES, encoded by the coding sequence ATGAAACATATACAAAAAACAAAATTTATTTTTGTAACTGGTGGTGTTTATTCATCATTAGGTAAAGGGGTTAGTGCTAGTAGTATTGGTCGAATTCTTGTTGAATTAGGATATAGTGTTGCAATGCAAAAGCTTGATCCATATTTAAATATTGATCCCACTTATTTATCACCATTACAACATGGAGAAGTATTTGTTACAAAAGACGGTAAAGAAGCAGATTTAGATTTAGGTACTTATGAACGTTTTATTAATGCTGATTTAAATAAATATGCGTCAGTAACTTCAGGAAAAATTTATTATGAAATTTTAACAAAAGAGCGTGAAAATGGTTTTGACGGTAAAACTGTTCAAACTATTCCACATGTCACATCTGCAGTTATTGATTACATTAAAAAAATTAAAGATAGTTTAAAAACTGATTTTATTATTGTTGAAATTGGAGGAACAATTGGAGATATTGAATCGCTTCCATTTATTGAAGCTATTAGTCAATTTAAAACAATTTATGGTGTAAATAATGTAATGTTTATTCACTGTTCACCGCTTATTTATATTGAAAAAGTAGGTGAATTAAAAACAAAACCAACTCAACATAGCGTTAAGACGTTACGTTCATTAGGAATTAATTTAGATTTATTGTTATTAAGAACTAATCAAAAATTAGATGAAGTAACGATTAAAAAATTAGCATGATCTTGTGGATTAGATATTGATATGATTTTTGCTGCTTATGATGTTGAGTCAGTTTATTTATTACCAAATGTTTTGTTTGAGCAAGGGATTCATAAAACTATTTTAGATTTTTTTAGTCTACCTTTAAAAAATGATAATATTAATTCATGAATAGATTTTACTGATAAAATTACAACCTTTAAAAAACATAATTTAGTTATAGGTTTAGTTGGAAAATATGTTGAATTACCCGATGCTTATAAATCAGTATTAGCGAGTTTAGAATTAGCAGCAATTGAATTAAATATTGATTTAAAGATTAAATATATTCAACCCCAAAATTTAAATGAAAACAACATAAATGAAGAACTAAAAAAAATAAATGGTATTGTTATTCCAAGTATTGCAGGTTCAATAAAAGGCTGACCAGGAGCTTTATTAGCTGCATCTTATGCAAGAAAAAACAATATTCCATTTTTAGCTGTGGGAACTGGCGTTAATATTGGTATTGGTGAATTCATTAATAATGTACTAAAACTTCCAATTGAATTTATTAATTTAGGCAATGGTGATTTTAGTTTTTTAAAAGACGCTTTCGTTAAAAATGAAATTGAAAATTATCGAATTGGAGAGTATTGTTCTAATATTCAAGCTAACACTATAACAAGCCAAATTTATCTCAAACAAAATCAATTGAACGAGCGCCATCGTCATCATTTTGAATTTAACAATCATTATATTAATAATTATTTTTTAAATCAAAATTGAAAAATTGGAGCAATTTCAGTGGATAATAATTATATTGATGTTTTAGAATACACAAAAAATCATTTTTATGTTTTAACAATTTTTAATCCAGAATATACATCAAAACCTTCAAAGGCAAATCCTTATTTTATTAATTTATTAAAGATGAGTTTAAAAATAAAAGAAAGTTAG
- the hisS gene encoding histidine--tRNA ligase, with protein MINYSKPRGTIDLYNKEMNDFKLLENFLLSTTKRYGFQQIKTPVFEFAELFMKSAGESSDLVSKEMYLFKDKSDRWLALRPEGTAGVIRAVVENKLLLNHPLPLKLMYFEPCFRYERPQAGRQRQFHQFGVEVLGTKNIYYDFELIALADTILKKLMISNYILEINYISSPHNRSLWVKSLQEYFHLHRTELTPLSQERITTNPLRILDDKLESQKLVVKQAPKISHFLSNEEKEEFNLIKKMLDDYNIKYYVNEGLVRGLDYYSGLVFEFISTSPKLLGQSTIIGGGRYGELIKQTGGPNYEGIGFGIGIERLLIALSETNKNILNTDDDKYLIAFFDKELENEAIKLTQILRINNQLNVDIILSSTKADKIFKLAQRLNVKKLIILAKKEWSDKKIILKDLLNFKQDLLSLDEIKGIR; from the coding sequence ATGATTAATTACAGTAAACCACGAGGTACTATAGATTTATATAATAAAGAAATGAATGATTTTAAATTACTTGAAAATTTTTTATTATCAACTACTAAAAGATATGGCTTTCAGCAAATTAAAACACCTGTTTTTGAATTTGCAGAACTCTTTATGAAATCAGCTGGTGAAAGTTCAGATTTAGTTTCAAAAGAAATGTATTTATTTAAAGATAAATCAGATCGCTGACTAGCGTTAAGACCTGAAGGAACAGCAGGTGTTATTCGTGCTGTTGTTGAGAATAAATTACTATTAAATCATCCACTACCATTAAAATTAATGTATTTTGAGCCTTGTTTTCGTTATGAACGCCCTCAAGCTGGACGTCAACGCCAATTTCATCAATTTGGTGTTGAAGTGTTGGGAACAAAAAATATTTATTATGATTTTGAATTAATTGCTTTAGCTGATACAATTTTAAAAAAATTAATGATATCTAATTATATTTTAGAAATTAATTATATCTCATCTCCTCATAATCGTTCATTATGAGTTAAAAGTTTGCAAGAATATTTTCATTTACATCGTACTGAATTAACTCCATTAAGTCAAGAACGTATTACAACCAATCCTTTGCGTATTTTAGATGATAAATTAGAATCTCAAAAACTAGTTGTAAAACAAGCTCCAAAAATTAGTCATTTTTTATCAAATGAAGAAAAAGAAGAATTTAATCTAATTAAAAAAATGCTTGATGATTATAACATTAAATATTATGTTAACGAAGGATTAGTAAGAGGTTTGGATTATTATAGTGGATTAGTATTTGAATTTATTTCAACTTCACCTAAATTATTAGGTCAATCAACAATTATAGGTGGAGGCCGATATGGTGAATTAATTAAACAAACAGGTGGCCCTAATTATGAAGGTATTGGTTTTGGTATAGGAATTGAACGTTTATTAATAGCTTTATCTGAAACCAATAAAAATATTTTAAACACTGATGATGATAAATATTTAATTGCATTTTTTGATAAAGAATTAGAGAATGAAGCTATAAAACTAACTCAAATATTACGTATCAATAATCAATTAAATGTTGACATTATCTTAAGTTCAACTAAAGCTGACAAAATTTTTAAGTTAGCACAACGTTTAAATGTAAAAAAGCTTATAATATTAGCTAAAAAAGAATGATCAGATAAAAAAATAATTTTAAAAGATTTACTTAATTTTAAACAAGATTTATTAAGTTTAGATGAAATTAAAGGAATAAGGTAA